The following proteins are co-located in the Paenibacillus sp. FSL H8-0079 genome:
- a CDS encoding helix-turn-helix domain-containing protein yields the protein MRVCNEGFDQDFIDGKSDMYAIAFTQNVLSGRWKYFILWYLKDETRRYTDIKKFLGDLSQGSLTKQLKELENDGVIQRDVYPEVPPRVEYSLTDKGIKLLPILEKMADYGREYGETTQA from the coding sequence ATGAGAGTATGCAACGAAGGATTTGATCAAGACTTTATAGATGGAAAAAGTGACATGTACGCCATAGCGTTTACTCAGAATGTCCTTTCCGGACGATGGAAATATTTTATATTATGGTATCTAAAAGACGAAACACGCCGTTATACGGATATCAAAAAATTCCTTGGAGATCTCTCTCAAGGCTCTCTTACAAAGCAGCTTAAAGAATTGGAGAATGATGGCGTTATTCAACGGGATGTCTATCCGGAAGTTCCTCCACGCGTCGAGTACTCATTAACAGACAAGGGAATCAAATTACTTCCGATCCTTGAAAAGATGGCGGACTACGGTAGAGAATACGGTGAGACAACGCAAGCTTAG
- a CDS encoding MarR family winged helix-turn-helix transcriptional regulator, with protein sequence MTDAVDCDIRQSLDRISSQMRRNYSESLRELNLYVGQDKLLYHLWLGDGVTQMQLCEHLKCEPPTVTNMVKSLEQNGFIYRKRDVQDARIMRIYLTDKGKALEKPVDIKWREQQAKLLQSISTEDRLILRQLMQQMERNIV encoded by the coding sequence ATGACAGATGCAGTAGATTGTGATATTCGACAGTCGTTAGATCGAATTTCTTCCCAAATGCGTCGGAATTATAGTGAGTCTCTTAGGGAACTAAATCTCTATGTAGGGCAAGATAAATTGTTGTATCATTTGTGGTTGGGAGATGGGGTAACCCAGATGCAACTGTGTGAACACTTGAAATGTGAACCGCCAACGGTAACGAACATGGTTAAATCACTGGAGCAGAACGGATTTATATATCGTAAACGTGATGTACAAGATGCACGGATCATGCGTATTTATCTAACGGACAAAGGAAAAGCATTAGAAAAGCCGGTGGATATTAAATGGAGGGAACAGCAGGCGAAATTGCTTCAATCCATTTCGACGGAAGATCGGTTGATATTAAGACAACTAATGCAACAAATGGAGAGGAATATAGTGTAA
- a CDS encoding adenosylhomocysteinase has translation MMNSIIDDQSLASAGLVRMQWFRERMPLITEVNQLFQEQQVLKGMTIAISMHIEPKTGFWVEGLLASGAAHIYLVGCLGTTKKDTAAYLASLPNVTVLAKEGDRYDDHKRYLQMVMEHKIDLFLDNGASLILAHDELKPDWNPIGANEETRTGRLLIEKSGVQPDYPVIVIDDSPLKQTFENALGVGQSVVDGFMRTTSLLVGGKKVLVVGYGYCGSGIAKKFRGLGAITLVYDMNPVNLLNAKTDGHWVGELHELIPEADVIITATGSFNVITEQHIPYFKEKVILANSGHYGFEINVEEIKQASQSVEVVKEGIERITFAEKSIYLLHHANPLNLAGADGNPIEIMDMGFALISYSAYRIITNAESLQHGLQPVPKDIDSQVGKLFMNSIQ, from the coding sequence ATGATGAACAGTATTATTGATGATCAAAGTTTGGCTAGTGCGGGGTTAGTGAGAATGCAGTGGTTTAGAGAGAGAATGCCTTTGATCACAGAAGTGAATCAATTGTTTCAAGAGCAGCAAGTCCTTAAAGGAATGACTATCGCGATCAGTATGCATATTGAGCCCAAAACGGGATTCTGGGTAGAGGGTCTTCTAGCGAGTGGGGCTGCACATATCTATTTGGTCGGGTGTCTTGGAACAACGAAGAAGGATACCGCAGCATACCTGGCATCACTACCTAATGTCACGGTTTTAGCGAAAGAAGGAGATCGTTATGACGATCACAAACGTTACCTACAGATGGTCATGGAACATAAAATCGATCTCTTCCTCGACAATGGTGCAAGCCTGATTCTTGCTCACGATGAACTGAAACCTGATTGGAACCCAATTGGTGCAAACGAAGAGACACGTACAGGAAGGTTGCTGATTGAGAAGAGTGGGGTACAGCCTGATTATCCCGTTATCGTGATTGATGACTCGCCCTTGAAGCAGACTTTTGAGAACGCGCTGGGTGTTGGACAGTCTGTTGTAGATGGTTTCATGCGCACAACCAGTCTTCTCGTTGGAGGGAAAAAGGTTCTTGTTGTGGGATACGGATATTGCGGTAGCGGCATTGCTAAAAAGTTCCGGGGATTAGGTGCGATTACGTTAGTCTATGACATGAATCCTGTTAATCTCTTAAATGCAAAAACAGACGGGCATTGGGTTGGGGAACTGCACGAATTAATCCCCGAAGCGGATGTGATCATTACGGCAACTGGATCTTTTAATGTCATAACCGAGCAGCATATCCCTTACTTCAAAGAAAAAGTTATTCTTGCAAACTCAGGGCACTACGGTTTTGAAATCAATGTGGAAGAAATCAAGCAAGCTTCTCAATCCGTTGAAGTCGTGAAAGAAGGTATCGAACGAATCACGTTTGCAGAGAAAAGTATCTATTTGCTTCATCATGCAAACCCTCTTAATTTGGCAGGAGCTGACGGTAATCCCATTGAGATTATGGACATGGGATTTGCACTGATATCCTATTCTGCCTATCGCATTATTACGAATGCGGAATCACTGCAACATGGGTTGCAACCCGTCCCGAAAGATATTGATAGTCAAGTTGGTAAGTTATTTATGAACTCTATTCAATAG
- the nfsA gene encoding oxygen-insensitive NADPH nitroreductase, whose amino-acid sequence MNNTLELLHNHTSYRSYTSQPLTAEQRDAIFQAANQTSSFSLLQAVSIIRITDPVLREKVRHLCVDQPYIEEAAEFWIFCADFNRNHEIAPYVDIEYIEFLLIGSFDAGLMAQNALTAAESMGLGGVFIGGVRANISELSDVLNLPKYVIPLVGLCIGNPAGDKPELKPRLPQSMVLLDNQYQPMDQEKLAIYDETMLKYYENRPTRAPFTVKKVKGWSDHIQDHLERSIQPQMMAYLNKQGFAKK is encoded by the coding sequence ATGAATAACACACTTGAATTGCTTCATAACCATACATCGTATCGATCTTACACATCTCAACCTCTGACAGCAGAGCAACGAGATGCAATCTTTCAGGCAGCTAATCAAACTTCATCGTTCAGTCTTCTGCAGGCTGTATCCATTATTCGCATCACAGATCCAGTTCTTCGAGAAAAAGTTAGACATCTCTGTGTCGATCAACCCTATATTGAAGAAGCGGCAGAATTCTGGATCTTCTGTGCAGATTTCAACCGAAATCATGAAATCGCTCCGTATGTGGATATTGAATATATTGAATTTCTATTGATTGGTTCATTCGATGCCGGCCTGATGGCACAAAATGCGTTAACCGCGGCCGAATCGATGGGACTTGGCGGAGTGTTCATTGGTGGGGTCAGAGCCAATATTAGCGAGCTATCTGACGTATTAAATCTACCGAAATATGTTATCCCTCTGGTGGGATTATGTATCGGTAATCCAGCTGGAGATAAGCCGGAACTGAAACCTCGGCTCCCTCAATCCATGGTATTACTTGATAATCAATACCAACCAATGGATCAAGAGAAATTAGCAATCTATGATGAGACCATGCTGAAGTATTATGAAAATCGTCCGACAAGAGCTCCTTTCACTGTGAAAAAAGTAAAAGGATGGAGTGACCATATCCAAGATCACCTCGAGAGAAGTATTCAGCCGCAAATGATGGCCTATTTGAACAAGCAAGGTTTTGCCAAAAAATAA
- a CDS encoding RNA chaperone Hfq, producing the protein MSNKQFEIEDNTQDDLLQNLQNHRQMCTVITTNGVHLKGIIEGFDRYDIIIISTAGRKSLLSKKAISTIITEE; encoded by the coding sequence ATGTCTAATAAACAATTTGAGATAGAAGACAACACACAAGATGATTTATTGCAAAATCTCCAGAATCACCGCCAGATGTGCACTGTTATAACGACTAACGGAGTTCATCTGAAAGGCATAATCGAAGGTTTTGATCGGTATGATATTATTATAATTTCAACAGCAGGAAGAAAAAGTTTGTTAAGTAAAAAAGCAATATCTACCATTATTACAGAAGAATGA
- a CDS encoding sensor domain-containing diguanylate cyclase, giving the protein MGNLVSQALNKANMGIMIVDRHLKVVVWNGWLERLTGKSREEVVGQNLLEVCPRFKSNVYLNILQNALYHGQSRFCSSALHKAFILPNEGEDEHLIRQNMHVEPLYQEDRCYALIQITDMTNMNTRVYKLKNLIKELETEYTKIKISEKISKHMSLHDPLTGLPNRLAYNDRLAWAISNAQRSDSKLAVMFVDADGFKQVNDTYGHDVGDQVLLEMAKRLSETIPTTDTVARLGGDEFIILSHLKEDHDAEIIAKQLEAAFSTHFKIAGNYINLSISIGISLFPKHGQEPSELLRHADRAMYKIKKNGKNGYGIFEPESDE; this is encoded by the coding sequence ATGGGTAATCTCGTATCCCAAGCTTTGAACAAAGCTAATATGGGAATTATGATTGTCGATAGACACCTGAAAGTTGTGGTGTGGAATGGCTGGTTGGAACGCCTTACTGGCAAGAGTAGGGAAGAAGTCGTTGGCCAGAATCTGCTTGAAGTGTGTCCACGCTTTAAGTCCAATGTTTACCTGAATATTTTGCAAAATGCGCTGTATCATGGTCAGAGCAGATTTTGCTCAAGCGCTTTACATAAAGCGTTTATTCTCCCTAATGAAGGCGAGGATGAACATTTAATCAGACAAAATATGCATGTTGAACCGCTTTATCAGGAAGATCGCTGTTATGCCCTAATTCAGATTACTGATATGACAAACATGAACACCCGGGTATATAAACTTAAAAACCTGATTAAGGAGCTTGAGACCGAGTACACCAAAATCAAAATTTCCGAGAAGATCAGCAAGCATATGTCCCTGCATGATCCACTTACCGGTCTGCCTAATCGTCTTGCTTATAATGACCGTCTTGCATGGGCCATCAGCAATGCTCAAAGAAGTGATAGCAAACTTGCTGTCATGTTTGTGGATGCTGACGGATTCAAGCAAGTGAATGATACATATGGACACGATGTTGGTGATCAAGTGTTGCTGGAGATGGCCAAGCGATTAAGCGAAACGATTCCAACGACAGACACTGTGGCACGTCTTGGCGGGGATGAATTCATCATATTAAGCCACCTGAAGGAAGATCACGATGCTGAAATCATCGCCAAACAATTGGAAGCGGCATTCAGCACCCATTTCAAGATTGCCGGAAATTATATCAACCTTTCGATCAGTATTGGCATAAGCCTTTTTCCAAAGCATGGACAGGAACCTTCCGAACTTTTGAGACATGCGGATCGAGCCATGTACAAGATTAAGAAGAACGGAAAGAACGGATACGGAATCTTTGAACCAGAAAGTGATGAATAA
- a CDS encoding glycoside hydrolase family 3 N-terminal domain-containing protein, translating into MHVKWMTIIGGVLGSMLIGASSAAAEERFVDLQHSKWAEDGIEYMAKRGTVAGYGNRIFKPEAQVTRAQAVTFMVRELYPEQLQKEVVGTTYSDVPTTHPFHREITIAAKNGLASGFPNGTFRPDAPLSRAETAAFLTRAYSLAEGNEPARWTDTDRHWAAAPILIMSSNGLVGGYSDATFRPNQSVTRAEYAVFMARVIRFEREVAIRTQDWDKLISYMTVSEQVGQMLMPDIRQWNGKATTTVNEGLKRSIHDQDLGGLILFDKNIVDVKQLTTFTHHLQREAGDIPLFLSIDQEGGVIKRIPGGTNLPGQMALGATGDTVLAQAAGQLTGEELKALGLQINFAPVLDINSNPDNPIIGIRSFGSNADLVTRLGLATIQGLQQSGVMAAVKHFPGHGDTQVDSHLGMPVLTHNRERLDAVELKPFRAAIENGVEMIMTAHIAFPAIDNEHVTSLKDGERVPIPATLSKKVLTGLLRGELGYEGLIISDAFTMNAIAEHFGENTSVERAVSAGVDIILMPKDSAAAHQTLVNAVNNGILADETIHASVKRILEMKSKYGLFERSESLEQKLAQLNGIIGSKAHREIEREIAERAVTVLSSREGVLPDPIKQGDRVVIVAAEQEQAKQLEKQLLQAANNLSLKTEISVVGQGKMNETLQAIGKADYVILASYQFRNVASQFGWSDYQTLINAMNKNDQRYTLLSLGNPYEMIYLQDVRSGIAVYGKQETNTSAGIKVLLGQLKAGGKLPVQTD; encoded by the coding sequence ATGCATGTTAAATGGATGACGATTATAGGTGGCGTTCTCGGATCTATGCTTATAGGTGCGTCGAGTGCAGCTGCGGAAGAACGTTTTGTCGATCTGCAGCACTCAAAGTGGGCAGAAGATGGCATTGAATACATGGCGAAGCGTGGAACAGTAGCGGGATATGGCAATAGAATATTCAAACCGGAGGCACAGGTGACAAGGGCACAAGCCGTTACTTTTATGGTTCGGGAGCTATATCCAGAGCAGCTTCAAAAAGAAGTAGTAGGCACGACATATTCGGATGTTCCAACTACACACCCCTTCCATCGAGAGATCACAATAGCAGCCAAAAATGGACTTGCGAGCGGTTTCCCTAACGGGACCTTTCGACCGGACGCACCGCTAAGCCGCGCAGAGACTGCGGCGTTCCTTACACGGGCATATTCACTTGCAGAAGGTAATGAACCCGCAAGATGGACAGATACGGACAGGCATTGGGCAGCAGCACCTATTCTTATCATGAGTTCCAATGGTCTGGTCGGCGGATATTCGGATGCTACTTTTCGTCCAAATCAATCTGTCACGCGCGCTGAATATGCCGTATTTATGGCGCGTGTGATTCGGTTTGAACGCGAAGTCGCCATCCGGACACAAGATTGGGATAAGCTGATCTCCTATATGACGGTAAGTGAGCAAGTTGGCCAGATGCTTATGCCTGACATCAGGCAGTGGAATGGTAAAGCGACGACGACCGTTAATGAAGGACTGAAACGCAGTATCCATGATCAGGACCTGGGAGGACTCATTCTTTTCGATAAAAATATTGTAGACGTGAAGCAGCTTACAACGTTCACACACCATCTGCAAAGGGAAGCCGGTGATATTCCTCTGTTTCTTAGTATCGACCAAGAAGGAGGCGTTATTAAGCGCATTCCAGGCGGGACGAATCTGCCGGGTCAAATGGCGCTTGGCGCAACGGGAGACACTGTACTGGCTCAAGCCGCCGGGCAGCTGACAGGGGAGGAGCTGAAGGCACTGGGACTGCAGATTAACTTTGCGCCAGTGCTAGACATCAACAGCAATCCGGACAACCCCATCATTGGCATCCGATCTTTTGGCTCGAATGCAGATTTGGTGACGCGGCTTGGTCTCGCCACAATACAGGGCTTACAGCAATCCGGGGTGATGGCGGCAGTGAAGCATTTTCCGGGGCATGGAGATACGCAGGTAGACTCCCATCTCGGAATGCCGGTATTAACTCATAATCGGGAGCGTCTTGATGCGGTAGAGTTAAAACCGTTTCGGGCTGCAATCGAGAATGGGGTAGAGATGATTATGACCGCACATATTGCTTTCCCTGCCATAGATAACGAGCATGTCACTTCACTCAAAGACGGAGAGCGTGTGCCGATCCCGGCCACCTTATCGAAAAAGGTACTGACCGGACTGCTTCGCGGAGAGCTAGGATATGAAGGTCTTATCATTTCAGATGCGTTTACCATGAATGCAATTGCGGAGCATTTTGGGGAGAATACATCGGTAGAACGCGCCGTTTCCGCAGGTGTTGATATCATCCTTATGCCGAAAGATTCAGCAGCCGCCCATCAAACGCTGGTGAATGCAGTGAACAATGGCATTTTAGCGGATGAAACCATACATGCATCCGTCAAGAGAATCTTGGAGATGAAATCGAAATATGGTTTGTTTGAACGCAGCGAATCGCTTGAACAAAAGCTAGCTCAGCTTAACGGGATTATCGGATCGAAGGCGCATCGGGAAATTGAGCGGGAAATCGCAGAGCGAGCAGTCACTGTACTCAGTAGCCGCGAAGGTGTGCTTCCTGATCCAATTAAGCAAGGCGATCGGGTTGTTATTGTCGCAGCCGAGCAGGAACAGGCAAAACAGCTTGAGAAGCAGCTATTGCAAGCCGCTAATAACCTGTCATTAAAGACAGAAATATCAGTTGTTGGTCAAGGTAAAATGAACGAAACGCTCCAGGCGATTGGCAAAGCAGATTACGTCATTCTTGCTTCTTACCAATTCCGTAATGTGGCCAGCCAGTTTGGATGGAGCGATTATCAAACCTTGATTAATGCGATGAACAAGAATGATCAGCGATACACGCTGTTGTCTCTTGGTAACCCTTACGAAATGATTTATTTGCAGGACGTGCGCTCAGGGATTGCTGTGTATGGAAAGCAGGAGACTAATACGTCTGCTGGAATCAAAGTATTGCTTGGCCAACTGAAAGCTGGAGGAAAGTTACCCGTACAAACGGATTAA
- a CDS encoding Gfo/Idh/MocA family oxidoreductase: MSKKIRTGIIGASINNGWASGTHIPAIQHLDEFELTAVGTSNMVSAKKSAEAFRTDHGFDNSEELAHHTDVDMVVVSINVREHYNAVKAIAPAGKPIYCEWPLGSNTDEALEMQEWIASAQLPNAIGLQARQAPAVQYVKDLLAEGYVGKVLSANLKISIDGMGGVGDKSSAYLFDRKVGGNLLTIVGGHNLDAFTYMLGDFTELSATTAQQFPEVELVDIQKVIKKTTDDQIMITGKLTNGAAASVHIQGGVKHQTGLTLEIFGDKGTIVLSAPASIQFGSHQLRGAGSMDNELRELRIPDSYYYAPDSLKSDSGFVLNIAQAYRKFAQDIQEGTTLAPTFADAVILHQLLDAVEKSAQTGERQYL; encoded by the coding sequence ATGAGCAAAAAAATTCGTACAGGAATCATAGGAGCTTCAATTAATAACGGATGGGCAAGTGGCACACATATTCCAGCTATTCAGCATTTGGATGAATTCGAGCTTACAGCGGTTGGGACAAGTAATATGGTAAGTGCAAAGAAAAGCGCAGAAGCTTTCCGCACAGATCACGGATTTGATAACAGCGAGGAGTTGGCTCATCATACCGATGTTGATATGGTGGTTGTTAGCATTAACGTTAGGGAGCATTATAATGCAGTCAAGGCCATCGCTCCTGCTGGCAAACCAATCTATTGTGAATGGCCACTAGGGTCGAATACAGATGAAGCCTTGGAAATGCAGGAATGGATAGCTTCCGCACAACTGCCAAATGCGATTGGATTACAGGCCAGACAAGCTCCGGCCGTTCAATATGTAAAAGATTTATTGGCAGAGGGTTATGTTGGGAAAGTTTTGTCTGCCAACCTGAAGATCTCTATAGATGGCATGGGTGGCGTTGGTGACAAGTCGAGTGCGTACTTGTTTGACCGGAAAGTTGGAGGGAATTTGCTGACCATTGTAGGTGGACACAATCTGGATGCATTTACCTATATGCTTGGGGACTTTACAGAATTATCTGCCACCACAGCTCAACAGTTTCCAGAAGTTGAATTGGTTGATATTCAGAAAGTCATCAAGAAAACAACGGATGATCAGATCATGATTACAGGAAAATTGACTAATGGTGCAGCAGCCAGCGTTCATATTCAAGGTGGAGTTAAACATCAGACAGGACTCACACTTGAAATTTTCGGAGACAAAGGAACCATCGTGCTGAGTGCACCTGCATCCATTCAATTCGGATCACACCAATTACGCGGTGCGGGATCAATGGACAACGAACTTCGTGAACTACGTATTCCTGATTCCTATTACTATGCTCCTGATTCACTTAAATCCGACTCTGGATTTGTTCTGAATATAGCTCAAGCTTATCGCAAGTTCGCGCAAGATATTCAAGAAGGCACTACCTTAGCACCTACTTTCGCGGATGCGGTGATACTTCATCAGTTACTGGATGCCGTCGAGAAATCAGCACAGACCGGTGAACGTCAATATCTATAA
- a CDS encoding CBO0543 family protein, with protein sequence MLLNVILGFVIPIVVGCWILRKSLNLLLIFFPFGVATSTVFNNIGFNYFWHLAPEFTNRSFAALPFDVGLFPMAGCLMIYFINRHRAHPWIAVFVSALMLTIVEWIAKEYGKVWYFNGWNIFWSYVSYLIPMVMAYLYSSIFFKVFKTRNPS encoded by the coding sequence ATGTTGTTGAATGTGATATTGGGCTTTGTGATCCCTATTGTTGTGGGTTGCTGGATATTAAGAAAAAGCCTAAACTTGCTCCTGATTTTTTTTCCATTTGGTGTCGCAACTTCCACCGTATTCAATAATATTGGTTTTAATTACTTTTGGCATCTTGCTCCGGAATTCACGAATCGCTCCTTTGCAGCTCTTCCTTTTGATGTGGGTCTCTTCCCTATGGCTGGATGTCTCATGATATACTTTATTAACAGACATCGAGCACATCCATGGATAGCCGTATTTGTATCAGCTCTCATGTTGACTATTGTTGAGTGGATCGCCAAAGAGTACGGAAAAGTGTGGTATTTTAATGGATGGAATATCTTCTGGTCTTACGTTTCATATCTGATCCCTATGGTGATGGCATACCTATACAGTTCAATTTTCTTCAAAGTGTTCAAAACACGTAACCCTTCATAA
- a CDS encoding NtaA/DmoA family FMN-dependent monooxygenase (This protein belongs to a clade of FMN-dependent monooxygenases, within a broader family of flavin-dependent oxidoreductases, the luciferase-like monooxygenase (LMM) family, some of whose members use coenzyme F420 rather than FMN.), which translates to MNKRREMQLALQMVSGYGAEFSAWRMPGTDPAAYTNMDSYVERAKLAEQGKFQMIFIADTPGLSNNLGPQTPMFPMDPLLALMAVARETTHIGLVATLSTTFNYPYNIARQFKALDVISHGRVGWNAVTTSDPAAAANFGARVASRQERYARAHESIQMVQSLWGSWESDAWTLDVDGGEFADMNKIRPINLQGQYYASRGPLPIPPSEQGQPVIFQAGGGSEGLELAGKYASGVYANPYDIESAREQRLAIQQSAIRFGRNPDDIKMFAGFMFSLAATEEEALERRKQLMSFNPEEIPNRVSYLGSMIGIPLSVNSVDIDKPLEPNLLRNAYANPMDPRSARALKLLLEGLTIRDVLAHGVINYHPVVAGTPVQVADFLEEWFLEGACDGFSVVPDVSFDGVADFVNQVVPILQERGLFHREYEGKTLRENMGVPYEYGMRENEITR; encoded by the coding sequence ATGAATAAAAGAAGAGAAATGCAACTGGCTTTACAGATGGTTTCGGGTTATGGAGCCGAATTTAGCGCATGGAGAATGCCTGGCACGGATCCTGCAGCTTACACCAATATGGATAGTTATGTAGAACGGGCTAAATTAGCTGAACAAGGAAAATTTCAAATGATTTTCATTGCTGACACTCCAGGATTATCCAATAATTTAGGCCCACAGACACCTATGTTTCCTATGGACCCCCTGCTGGCACTGATGGCCGTGGCAAGAGAGACCACGCACATCGGATTAGTTGCTACGCTGTCTACGACATTTAATTATCCCTACAACATTGCACGTCAGTTCAAAGCATTGGATGTAATCAGTCATGGACGTGTGGGATGGAATGCGGTTACCACATCCGATCCTGCAGCAGCGGCAAACTTTGGGGCACGTGTGGCAAGTCGCCAGGAACGTTATGCCAGAGCACATGAAAGCATTCAGATGGTTCAGTCCTTATGGGGAAGTTGGGAATCCGATGCTTGGACGTTAGATGTGGATGGAGGGGAATTTGCGGATATGAACAAAATCCGGCCTATTAACCTTCAAGGTCAATATTATGCATCTCGTGGTCCTCTACCGATTCCTCCATCCGAGCAAGGACAGCCGGTTATTTTCCAAGCTGGAGGAGGAAGTGAGGGACTTGAGTTGGCGGGGAAATACGCTTCAGGTGTATATGCTAATCCATATGACATAGAGTCCGCTCGTGAACAGAGACTAGCTATTCAACAAAGTGCTATTCGTTTCGGTCGAAACCCAGATGATATCAAAATGTTTGCAGGGTTTATGTTTTCTCTGGCTGCTACGGAAGAAGAAGCGCTGGAACGTCGAAAACAACTCATGAGTTTTAATCCTGAGGAGATACCCAATCGGGTAAGTTACCTTGGTTCCATGATCGGTATACCGCTCTCGGTAAACTCGGTAGATATTGATAAACCATTAGAACCAAACTTGTTGAGAAATGCATATGCCAACCCAATGGACCCCCGTTCCGCAAGGGCTTTGAAGTTACTTTTAGAAGGATTAACGATTCGCGATGTTCTGGCTCATGGCGTTATTAACTATCACCCAGTGGTTGCGGGTACTCCCGTACAAGTTGCTGATTTCTTGGAAGAATGGTTTTTGGAAGGTGCATGTGATGGATTCTCAGTCGTGCCCGATGTATCTTTTGATGGCGTTGCAGATTTTGTAAATCAGGTAGTACCTATCTTGCAGGAGCGCGGTTTGTTCCATAGAGAATATGAAGGGAAAACACTACGAGAGAATATGGGTGTTCCTTATGAATATGGAATGCGGGAAAATGAAATAACTAGATAG
- a CDS encoding Crp/Fnr family transcriptional regulator, with translation MPIKVNPDITAAVLKANLQEIITDEALTNLQVKMYKKNETVVVSGNELQYFYIVIEGRVAIHNYSDQGNVAVVDYVEKNGVLGDLEFFQQCNYLHTAVAVVPSTILLIPLQIVHSHLTKSVTFLSHMCTVLTDKLMKSSIKNARSLLYPAKNKLCKYILQTSEKFESATIPFVMKDISSMMGISDRHIRRLLSDLAQEQIIIKENRTIKVLDMEQLHRYSTDF, from the coding sequence ATGCCCATAAAAGTCAACCCTGATATCACAGCAGCGGTCCTCAAAGCAAATTTACAGGAAATCATTACCGATGAAGCTTTGACCAATCTGCAAGTGAAAATGTATAAGAAAAACGAGACGGTTGTCGTCTCAGGCAACGAATTGCAGTACTTTTATATCGTAATTGAAGGCAGGGTTGCCATTCACAATTATTCTGATCAAGGAAACGTAGCCGTTGTCGATTATGTAGAAAAAAATGGAGTGTTGGGTGACTTGGAATTTTTTCAACAATGCAATTATCTTCATACTGCTGTCGCTGTTGTACCGTCAACCATTCTACTGATCCCTTTGCAGATTGTACATTCGCATTTGACCAAATCAGTCACTTTTTTATCGCATATGTGTACGGTTCTCACGGATAAACTCATGAAGTCTTCAATAAAAAATGCAAGGTCATTGTTATATCCTGCAAAAAATAAGCTGTGTAAATATATTCTGCAAACCTCGGAGAAATTTGAATCAGCAACGATTCCTTTTGTCATGAAAGATATTTCAAGCATGATGGGAATCTCCGATCGACATATTAGAAGATTGTTAAGCGATTTGGCCCAGGAGCAGATCATCATTAAGGAAAATAGAACAATAAAGGTGTTGGATATGGAGCAGTTACATCGATATTCAACCGATTTCTAA